A stretch of Oryza brachyantha chromosome 4, ObraRS2, whole genome shotgun sequence DNA encodes these proteins:
- the LOC102710865 gene encoding uncharacterized protein C594.04c, translating into MAAGVRNMLIAFLLPLPSLLFFFTFVRPSNQDSRSTVSSWCAAHPLLVANLVFLFNVDLLFWLIGNLLSNHWLIDLYWTVIPVMLLHYYRAHPAAVADAARSAVAVALTWVWSARLTHNYLRREGWQWGKREDWRFAEMRGQYGDAWWWMSLVAVYLSQQVFLIGVCLPMYAIHSSDHPWGAWDVLATVACVAGIAIAHFADTQLHRFVATNEKLKKVGEPTVATLEEGLWRYSRHPNYFGEQLWWWGLYLFAWNVGQPWMLVGPLVNSMCLGYVTVLVERRMVKQQHRAEAYKLYQKTTSVWIPWFRKPLPQAQPTTTTN; encoded by the exons atggccgccggcgtGAGGAACATGCTCatcgccttcctcctccctctcccctccctcctcttcttcttcacctTCGTCCGCCCCTCCAACCAGGACAGCAGGAGCACGGTGTCGTCGTGGTGCGCCGCCCAccccctcctcgtcgccaACCTCGTCTTCCTCTTCAACGTCGACCTCCTCTTCTGGCTCATCGGCAATCTCCTCTCCAACCACTGG CTGATCGATCTTTACTGGACCGTCATCCCGGTGATGCTTCTGCACTACTACAGGGCCCAcccggccgccgtggcggACGCGGCGAGGTCGGCTGTGGCGGTGGCGCTCACCTGGGTGTGGAGCGCCAGGCTCACGCACAACTACCTGAGGAGGGAAGGGTGGCAGTGGGGCAAGAGGGAGGACTGGAGGTTCGCCGAGATGCGGGGCCAGTACGGCGACGCGTGGTGGTGGATGTCCCTGGTCGCCGTCTACCTCTCGCAGCAGGTGTTCCTCATCGGCGTCTGCCTCCCGATGTACGCCATCCACTCCAGCGACCACCCATGGGGCGCCTGGGACGTCCTCGCCACAGTGGCCTGCGTCGCCGGCATTGCCATCGCGCACTTCGCCGACACCCAGCTGCACAGGTTCGTGGCCACCAACGAGAAGCTGAAGAAGGTGGGTGAGCCGACGGTGGCGACCCTGGAGGAGGGGCTGTGGCGGTACTCGCGGCATCCCAACTACTTCGGGGAGCAGCTGTGGTGGTGGGGACTGTACCTCTTCGCCTGGAACGTGGGGCAGCCATGGATGCTGGTCGGGCCTCTTGTGAACAGCATGTGCCTGGGCTATGTCACCGTGCTCGTGGAGCGGCGCATGGTGAAGCAGCAGCACCGAGCAGAGGCCTACAAGCTCTACCAGAAGACCACCTCTGTGTGGATCCCCTGGTTCAGGAAGCCACTCCCTCAGGCTcagcccaccaccaccaccaactaA